From the genome of Streptomyces sp. NBC_00659, one region includes:
- a CDS encoding acyltransferase family protein, which yields MHEPTGTTALTGSTTPTGRTALSGVRTAIHRVDRATPAERDRSVDALRALAILGVVLGHWLVTALVADGGALRTASPLQHMPWLTPVSWVFQTLAVFFLVGGHVATKSYASARARGTTYGQWLRARMVRLLRPLAAVLTLWTVATVCLLASGADFGTVRTLVKLALSPLWFLVVFAGLTAATPLLTCLSPLWPLAVVLHVDVIRFGLGGPAWLGWVNLAAGWLVPYTLGAAWTRGELEGRRAGWVLFGGGVSATVVLVTWAGYPASMVGIPGAAVSNLDPPTLAAVTFGLAQCGLALLLREPLRRVMRRPALWAGTAFANLSAMTIFLWHQSSLMVVTALGLLAGRLPGLHTTPDSLVWVAARVAWLPVFVCALTLCWFAFSAHERGPRRPTGRPSRVVRVHRVRRGPGPATPKAAPRA from the coding sequence GTGCATGAACCGACCGGCACGACCGCCCTGACGGGCAGCACCACCCCGACCGGCAGGACCGCCCTGAGCGGTGTGCGGACCGCGATCCACCGCGTCGACCGGGCCACCCCCGCCGAACGGGACCGTTCCGTGGACGCCCTGCGCGCCCTCGCGATCCTGGGTGTGGTCCTGGGCCACTGGCTGGTGACGGCGCTCGTCGCGGACGGCGGCGCGCTGCGGACCGCGAGCCCCTTACAGCACATGCCGTGGCTGACCCCGGTCTCCTGGGTCTTCCAGACGCTCGCAGTGTTCTTCCTGGTGGGCGGTCATGTGGCGACGAAGAGCTACGCGTCGGCGCGGGCGCGCGGCACGACGTACGGGCAGTGGCTGCGCGCCCGGATGGTCCGTCTGCTGAGGCCGTTGGCGGCGGTGCTGACGCTCTGGACGGTGGCGACCGTTTGTCTGCTCGCCTCCGGCGCGGACTTCGGCACGGTGCGCACGCTGGTGAAGCTGGCCCTGTCCCCGCTCTGGTTCCTGGTGGTGTTCGCCGGACTGACCGCGGCGACACCGCTGTTGACCTGTCTCAGCCCGCTGTGGCCGCTGGCCGTCGTTCTCCACGTCGACGTCATCCGTTTCGGCCTCGGCGGCCCGGCATGGCTCGGCTGGGTGAACCTCGCGGCGGGCTGGCTGGTGCCGTACACCCTGGGCGCGGCCTGGACCCGCGGCGAGTTGGAGGGACGGCGCGCGGGATGGGTGCTGTTCGGCGGGGGCGTGTCGGCGACGGTGGTGCTGGTGACGTGGGCCGGCTATCCGGCGTCCATGGTCGGCATACCTGGGGCCGCGGTCTCCAATCTGGACCCGCCGACACTGGCCGCGGTCACGTTCGGCCTGGCCCAGTGCGGACTCGCCCTGCTGCTGCGCGAGCCGCTGCGCCGGGTGATGCGGCGCCCGGCGCTCTGGGCGGGCACGGCCTTCGCCAACCTCTCCGCGATGACGATATTCCTCTGGCACCAGAGTTCCCTGATGGTGGTGACCGCCCTCGGCCTGCTCGCGGGCCGGCTTCCCGGCCTGCACACCACCCCCGACTCCCTGGTCTGGGTGGCCGCGAGGGTCGCCTGGCTGCCCGTCTTCGTGTGCGCCCTCACCTTGTGCTGGTTCGCCTTCAGCGCCCACGAGCGTGGACCCCGCCGCCCCACGGGCCGTCCTTCCCGGGTCGTCCGGGTCCACCGCGTGCGTCGCGGCCCCGGTCCGGCCACGCCCAAGGCGGCACCTCGTGCCTAG
- the kynU gene encoding kynureninase → MSELAARAAELDTADGLAGLRKRFVLDDVVYLDGNSLGALPAEVPGRVEDVVRRQWGELRIRSWEESGWWTAPERIGDRIAPLVGAAPGQIVVGDSTSVNVFKALVGAVRLAGEGRDEILVDATTFPTDGYIAASAARMTGCELRPVDPDEVPSALGPRTAAVLLNHVDYRTGRCYDLPSLTSAIHAAGALAVWDLCHSAGALPVGLDEHGVDLAVGCTYKYLNGGPGSPAYLYIRAGLQDRFDSPLPGWNSHTEPFAMSSSYEPAPGALRGRVGTPDVLSMLALEAALDVWDGVSIDSVRAKSLALTDFFLECVSAYVPEGRVESVTPSAHAERGSQVALRCADAGAVMKRLIDKGVVGDFRHPDILRFGFTPLYVGFADAERAARVLAETLS, encoded by the coding sequence GTGTCCGAGCTCGCCGCGCGGGCGGCCGAGCTGGACACCGCCGACGGACTCGCCGGGCTGCGCAAGCGGTTCGTGCTCGACGACGTCGTGTACCTGGACGGGAACTCGCTCGGCGCGCTGCCGGCCGAGGTCCCCGGCCGGGTCGAGGACGTCGTCCGCAGGCAGTGGGGCGAACTGCGCATCCGCTCCTGGGAGGAGAGCGGCTGGTGGACCGCGCCCGAGCGGATCGGCGACCGCATCGCCCCGCTGGTCGGCGCGGCGCCCGGACAGATCGTGGTCGGCGACTCGACGAGCGTGAACGTCTTCAAGGCTCTGGTGGGCGCGGTACGGCTGGCGGGCGAGGGGCGCGACGAGATCCTCGTCGACGCGACGACGTTCCCGACGGACGGGTACATCGCGGCTTCGGCGGCCCGTATGACGGGCTGTGAGCTGCGTCCGGTCGACCCCGACGAGGTGCCCTCGGCGCTCGGCCCCCGCACGGCCGCGGTGCTGCTCAACCACGTCGACTACCGCACCGGCCGGTGCTACGACCTCCCGTCCCTCACCTCCGCGATCCACGCGGCGGGCGCGCTCGCCGTCTGGGACCTGTGCCACAGCGCGGGCGCTCTGCCGGTCGGGCTGGACGAGCACGGCGTGGACCTGGCGGTCGGCTGCACCTACAAGTACCTGAACGGCGGCCCGGGTTCGCCCGCGTACCTCTACATCCGCGCCGGTCTCCAGGACCGCTTCGACTCCCCGCTGCCCGGCTGGAACTCGCACACGGAACCCTTCGCCATGAGCTCGTCGTACGAGCCCGCGCCGGGCGCGCTGCGCGGACGGGTCGGCACGCCGGACGTCCTCTCGATGCTGGCTCTGGAAGCGGCGCTCGACGTGTGGGACGGCGTCTCGATCGACAGCGTCCGCGCCAAGTCGCTCGCCCTGACCGACTTCTTCCTGGAGTGCGTCTCGGCGTACGTCCCCGAGGGCCGGGTCGAGTCCGTGACGCCGTCCGCCCACGCGGAACGGGGCAGCCAGGTTGCCCTGCGCTGCGCGGACGCGGGTGCCGTGATGAAGCGCCTGATCGACAAGGGTGTCGTCGGCGACTTCCGCCACCCGGACATTCTCCGCTTCGGCTTCACCCCCCTGTACGTCGGCTTCGCGGACGCGGAGCGGGCGGCGAGGGTCCTGGCGGAGACGCTGAGCTGA
- a CDS encoding sensor histidine kinase: MPSTSPAPTPEPPELATAPTTPIDHASRTPRTSRGTRAIHAIRAIRVQSLARTLAQTALPFLRGILAELAVPTAAPLPPLSRPRWLRRLPHAVVCLIALGVGLAAMDELTSSYRLGFSLGTGSGFVLGASIVFALWRPVPAWWLSLGTTVVAAVGARSHTEWDIPIPGPDWPWSTPAMLAQAFVLFLLALRVPTRVAVGALSLTTLTTYVLAALVGGPSYRSTGMLGEPSYRSTGMLGEPSYRSTGMLGGPSYHSTGVLAVVVFVAVVLLGTALRGRREARSQLVEQASLTEEERARRTVLEERSRIARELHDVVAHHMSVISIQAQVAPHLVENPTDELRENLHGIRQNALEALTELRRVLGVLRSENPEDPYGLGASAGVAPDAPQPTLDRLDALVENTRAAGLDVTTEIAGEQLPLAPGVELSAYRIIQEALSNALRHAPGSAVKVELWHFPRGLQVRVVNSRPAFPAPPSPGAGHGLLGMRERVVMLGGTLVTSETSCGGFAVAAFLPGNGVEPTDDVTRTTTP, encoded by the coding sequence ATGCCCTCAACCTCACCCGCACCCACGCCCGAGCCACCCGAGCTCGCCACCGCGCCGACCACGCCCATCGACCACGCCTCCCGCACTCCCCGGACCTCCCGCGGGACGCGCGCCATCCACGCGATCCGCGCCATCCGCGTCCAGAGCCTCGCGCGGACCCTCGCGCAGACCGCTCTCCCCTTCCTGCGCGGGATCCTGGCCGAACTGGCGGTGCCGACGGCCGCGCCCCTGCCGCCGTTGTCCCGGCCCCGTTGGCTGCGCAGACTGCCGCATGCCGTGGTGTGTCTGATCGCCCTCGGAGTCGGGCTGGCGGCCATGGACGAGCTGACCAGCAGCTATCGACTGGGTTTCTCGCTGGGCACGGGGAGCGGCTTCGTGCTGGGTGCGTCGATCGTGTTCGCTCTGTGGCGTCCCGTTCCGGCCTGGTGGCTGTCGCTGGGCACCACCGTGGTGGCCGCCGTCGGTGCCCGCTCGCACACGGAGTGGGACATCCCGATCCCGGGACCGGACTGGCCGTGGAGCACGCCCGCGATGCTGGCACAGGCCTTCGTGCTCTTCCTGCTCGCCCTGCGGGTGCCCACGCGCGTCGCCGTCGGCGCGCTGTCCCTGACCACTCTGACCACGTATGTGCTGGCGGCTCTGGTGGGCGGACCGTCGTACCGTTCCACGGGCATGCTGGGCGAACCGTCCTACCGTTCCACGGGCATGCTGGGCGAACCGTCCTACCGTTCCACGGGCATGCTGGGCGGACCGTCCTACCATTCCACGGGTGTGCTGGCGGTGGTCGTCTTCGTCGCCGTCGTCCTTCTCGGAACGGCGCTGCGCGGCCGCCGCGAGGCCCGCAGCCAACTCGTCGAGCAGGCCTCGCTGACCGAGGAGGAGCGCGCCCGCCGCACGGTTCTGGAGGAGCGCAGCCGTATCGCGCGCGAGCTGCACGACGTGGTGGCCCACCACATGTCGGTGATCTCCATTCAGGCGCAGGTCGCCCCGCACCTGGTGGAGAATCCGACGGACGAGCTGAGGGAGAACCTCCACGGCATCCGGCAGAACGCCCTGGAGGCGCTGACCGAGCTGCGCCGGGTGCTCGGAGTGCTGCGTTCGGAGAATCCGGAGGACCCGTACGGCCTCGGTGCGAGTGCGGGCGTGGCGCCGGACGCCCCGCAGCCCACGCTGGACCGGCTCGACGCCCTGGTCGAGAACACGCGCGCCGCGGGACTGGACGTGACCACGGAGATCGCCGGGGAACAGCTTCCCCTGGCTCCGGGCGTGGAGCTGTCGGCGTACCGGATCATCCAGGAGGCGCTGAGCAACGCCCTGCGCCACGCGCCGGGGTCGGCGGTCAAGGTGGAGCTCTGGCACTTCCCGCGTGGCCTTCAGGTGAGAGTCGTCAACTCACGGCCCGCGTTTCCCGCCCCGCCGTCCCCGGGCGCGGGGCACGGACTGCTCGGTATGCGTGAGCGCGTCGTGATGCTGGGTGGCACTCTCGTGACCTCGGAGACGTCCTGCGGTGGTTTCGCGGTGGCGGCCTTCCTCCCGGGCAACGGCGTCGAGCCCACCGACGACGTCACCCGGACGACGACACCTTGA
- a CDS encoding alpha/beta hydrolase has translation MDFRAKPIVGGNADTSRQRPRRLRRRLGRTLLAALVTAAVVVPLSGAARPEIPAPPPAVLAPLTASTLDAAYAANRADAAEAARMAADHGDHTRAAADRAMAAPSRRFLSFDGRGSGRAVEVLGDLAHADRVAVLVPGSDTTLETYGRFRAGALALYDRLGPRGAVISWLGYETPGTVSTTVITPDRAEQAAPLLRAFLHQLHGVVGRSAHLSLLCHSYGTVVCGRAAPGLDVSDIVVFGSPGTGASSAAALRTPARVWAARGSADWIAYVPHTSVGLFGATVGLGPDPVSPSFGARVFRAGTAGHSDYFAPGSVSLANLTRIVLGDTSEVTRA, from the coding sequence ATGGATTTCCGGGCGAAGCCGATCGTCGGGGGGAACGCGGACACCTCACGACAACGGCCGCGGCGACTGCGCCGGCGGCTGGGCCGCACGCTGCTCGCCGCGCTCGTCACGGCCGCGGTCGTCGTCCCCTTGTCCGGCGCCGCCCGCCCGGAGATCCCCGCGCCGCCACCCGCGGTCCTCGCACCGCTGACGGCGTCGACCCTGGATGCGGCGTACGCGGCGAACCGGGCCGACGCCGCGGAGGCCGCCCGGATGGCCGCGGACCACGGCGACCACACCCGGGCGGCCGCCGACCGCGCGATGGCCGCACCCTCCCGCCGTTTCCTCTCCTTCGACGGCCGGGGTTCCGGCCGGGCCGTCGAGGTCCTCGGCGACCTCGCCCACGCCGACCGCGTGGCCGTCCTGGTCCCGGGCTCGGACACCACGCTGGAGACGTACGGGCGTTTCCGCGCCGGCGCCCTCGCCCTGTACGACCGACTCGGCCCGCGCGGCGCCGTCATCTCCTGGCTCGGGTACGAGACGCCGGGCACGGTGAGCACCACGGTCATCACGCCGGACCGCGCCGAGCAGGCGGCCCCGCTGCTGAGGGCGTTCCTGCACCAACTGCACGGCGTCGTAGGCCGGTCGGCGCACCTCTCCCTGCTCTGCCACTCGTACGGCACGGTGGTCTGCGGCCGCGCCGCCCCGGGCCTGGACGTGAGCGACATCGTCGTCTTCGGCAGTCCGGGCACCGGCGCGTCCTCGGCCGCCGCGCTGCGCACCCCCGCCCGTGTCTGGGCGGCCCGTGGCTCCGCCGACTGGATCGCGTACGTCCCGCACACGAGCGTCGGTCTTTTCGGTGCGACCGTCGGCCTGGGCCCCGACCCGGTGTCCCCGTCCTTCGGCGCACGGGTATTCCGGGCGGGCACCGCCGGCCACAGCGACTACTTCGCCCCGGGCTCGGTGTCCCTGGCCAACCTCACCCGCATCGTCCTCGGCGACACCTCGGAGGTCACCCGTGCATGA
- a CDS encoding response regulator transcription factor — protein sequence MTDGTRRAIRVLIADDQMMVREGFSVLLGAMPDIEVVGEAVNGREAVDRVRELRPDVVLMDIRMPEMNGIDATREIVAADGAAKVLVLTTFDLDEYVYQALRAGASGFLLKDASARQLADGVRVVSAGEALLAPSVTKRLITEFSKLAEEPRLSATAHGAYGDLTDRETEVLVLIAQGLSNAEIAGRLVVAESTIKTHVSRILVKLGLRDRTQAAVFAYEARLVTPR from the coding sequence ATGACGGACGGTACGCGTCGCGCGATCCGTGTGCTGATCGCCGACGACCAGATGATGGTCCGCGAGGGCTTCTCCGTACTGCTCGGCGCGATGCCGGACATCGAGGTGGTCGGCGAGGCGGTCAACGGCCGGGAGGCGGTCGACCGGGTCCGTGAGCTGCGCCCGGACGTCGTGCTGATGGACATCCGTATGCCGGAGATGAACGGCATCGACGCGACCCGGGAGATCGTCGCCGCGGACGGTGCCGCGAAGGTGCTGGTGCTGACGACGTTCGATCTCGACGAGTACGTGTACCAGGCACTGCGCGCGGGGGCGTCCGGTTTCCTGCTCAAGGACGCCTCGGCCCGCCAGCTCGCCGACGGGGTGAGGGTCGTGTCGGCCGGGGAGGCGCTGCTCGCCCCCTCGGTCACCAAGCGGCTGATCACGGAGTTCTCCAAGCTCGCGGAGGAGCCCCGGCTGTCGGCGACGGCGCACGGGGCGTACGGGGATCTCACCGACCGGGAGACGGAGGTGCTGGTGCTGATCGCGCAGGGGCTGTCGAACGCGGAGATCGCCGGGCGGCTCGTCGTCGCGGAGTCGACGATCAAGACCCATGTGAGCCGCATCCTGGTGAAACTGGGCCTGCGGGACCGGACGCAGGCCGCGGTATTCGCCTACGAGGCCCGCCTGGTCACCCCCAGATGA
- a CDS encoding alpha/beta hydrolase family protein, whose amino-acid sequence MQDDAAPRDEDGDDAAARDAAEEASAFSHPEVAPDVTTAYGDHPDQVIDFYAPRDPDPEVPAPVVVVLHGGAWRAPYDRRHITPFADFLTRRGFAVANVEYRRGEAPSPAPGGPVIPAQGGPTDPGRDDAASSTVGGTATGGPVAGRWPDTFDDVAAALDALPALVRRALPQADPLRMVITGHSAGGHLALWAAARHLLPADAPWHTDRPAPLRGVVALAPIADFEVAEKLDVCGGASRQLLGGEAMFAERLPYADPVRLLPTGIATTLVQGRSDIVVPQAVAESYADAAAKAGEVVGLTLLEDVGHFPLIDPAADACAVVAEEIAQLAW is encoded by the coding sequence ATGCAGGACGACGCCGCACCCCGGGATGAGGACGGCGACGACGCCGCCGCGCGCGACGCAGCCGAAGAGGCCTCCGCCTTCTCGCACCCGGAGGTGGCCCCGGACGTCACGACGGCGTACGGCGACCACCCCGACCAGGTGATCGACTTCTACGCCCCGCGCGATCCCGACCCGGAGGTCCCCGCCCCGGTCGTGGTCGTCCTGCACGGCGGCGCCTGGCGCGCTCCGTACGACCGCCGCCACATCACGCCGTTCGCCGACTTCCTGACCCGCCGCGGATTCGCCGTGGCGAACGTCGAGTACCGCCGGGGAGAGGCGCCATCACCCGCTCCGGGCGGGCCCGTGATCCCCGCGCAGGGTGGCCCCACGGATCCCGGGCGGGACGACGCGGCCTCTTCCACGGTCGGCGGCACCGCCACCGGAGGTCCGGTCGCCGGCCGCTGGCCCGACACCTTCGACGACGTGGCGGCCGCCCTCGACGCGCTGCCCGCACTCGTACGCCGGGCACTTCCGCAGGCCGACCCCCTGCGCATGGTGATCACCGGGCACTCCGCGGGCGGTCACCTGGCGCTGTGGGCCGCGGCGCGCCACCTCCTGCCGGCCGACGCGCCCTGGCACACCGACCGCCCCGCACCGCTGCGCGGCGTCGTCGCCCTTGCTCCGATCGCCGACTTCGAGGTCGCGGAGAAACTCGATGTGTGCGGCGGGGCCTCCCGCCAACTCCTCGGCGGGGAAGCCATGTTCGCGGAGCGTCTGCCCTACGCCGACCCGGTGCGACTGCTCCCCACCGGCATCGCCACCACGCTTGTCCAGGGCCGTTCCGACATCGTCGTCCCGCAGGCGGTCGCCGAGTCCTACGCGGACGCCGCGGCCAAGGCCGGCGAGGTGGTGGGTCTCACCCTGCTGGAGGACGTCGGCCACTTCCCGCTGATCGACCCGGCCGCCGACGCCTGTGCCGTGGTGGCGGAGGAGATCGCCCAACTGGCCTGGTAG
- a CDS encoding tryptophan 2,3-dioxygenase family protein: MSHQAQPTQAQEPETPHLDFQGTTPYEDYVQADVLTHLQHTLSDDPGEMVFLVTTQVMELWFTVIVHEWETAAKALRADDVPVAVAALKRSVRELEALNASWRPLGQLTPGQFNAYRSALGEGSGFQSAMYRRMEFLLGEKSASMLVPHRGATRVYAELEKALHEPSLYDETLRLLARRGHAIPAAVLERDVSQRYEPVPEVQAAWTALYSGDDTDELARLGEALTDVAELVWRWRNDHLVATRRAMGSKTGTGGSAGVAWLEKRAQKNVFPELWTARSYV, encoded by the coding sequence ATGTCCCACCAGGCTCAGCCCACGCAGGCTCAGGAGCCCGAGACCCCGCATCTCGACTTCCAGGGCACGACGCCGTACGAGGACTACGTACAGGCGGACGTGCTCACCCACCTCCAGCACACCCTCTCCGACGACCCCGGAGAGATGGTCTTCCTGGTGACGACCCAGGTCATGGAGCTGTGGTTCACGGTCATCGTCCACGAGTGGGAGACCGCGGCCAAGGCACTGCGCGCCGACGACGTCCCCGTCGCGGTGGCCGCGCTGAAGCGGTCCGTACGGGAGCTGGAGGCGCTCAACGCCTCCTGGCGTCCCCTCGGGCAGCTCACCCCCGGGCAGTTCAACGCCTACCGCTCGGCCCTCGGCGAGGGTTCCGGCTTCCAGTCGGCGATGTACCGGCGCATGGAGTTCCTGCTCGGCGAGAAGTCCGCGTCGATGCTCGTCCCGCACCGGGGCGCGACGCGGGTGTACGCCGAGCTGGAGAAGGCGCTGCACGAGCCGAGCCTGTACGACGAGACGCTGCGGCTGCTCGCGCGGCGCGGGCACGCGATCCCGGCCGCCGTGCTGGAGCGTGACGTGTCGCAGCGCTACGAGCCCGTGCCCGAGGTGCAGGCCGCGTGGACGGCCCTGTACTCCGGTGACGACACCGACGAGCTCGCCCGGCTCGGCGAGGCGCTGACCGATGTCGCCGAGCTGGTGTGGCGCTGGCGCAACGACCACCTCGTCGCCACCCGGCGGGCGATGGGCTCGAAGACCGGCACCGGCGGCTCCGCCGGGGTGGCCTGGCTGGAGAAGCGCGCGCAGAAGAACGTGTTCCCCGAGCTGTGGACGGCGAGGTCCTATGTCTGA
- a CDS encoding response regulator transcription factor: protein MTTVSGTIRVLIADDQQMVRQGFTVLLNANPGIEVIGQAVDGLDAVRQVAELAPDVVLMDIRMPELGGIEATRRITTDTPHIKVLVLTTFDLDEYVYEALRAGASGFLLKDASADQLAEAVRVVAAGDALLAPGITRRLIAEFSRLDSTPRAPLKQRVGDLTERETEVLAHIAQGLSNAEIAQRLVVAEQTVKTHVGRILVKLGLRDRTQAAVFAYESGLVRPTGY, encoded by the coding sequence ATGACGACCGTGAGCGGCACCATCCGCGTTCTGATCGCCGACGACCAGCAGATGGTCCGCCAGGGATTCACCGTGCTGCTCAACGCGAACCCGGGCATCGAGGTGATCGGCCAGGCGGTCGACGGACTCGACGCGGTCCGCCAGGTCGCCGAACTCGCGCCGGACGTCGTCCTGATGGACATCCGTATGCCCGAACTCGGCGGCATCGAGGCGACCCGCCGCATCACGACGGACACCCCGCACATCAAGGTTCTGGTGCTCACCACGTTCGACCTCGACGAGTACGTCTACGAAGCCCTGCGCGCCGGTGCCTCCGGCTTCCTCCTCAAGGACGCCTCGGCCGATCAACTCGCCGAGGCGGTCCGTGTGGTGGCCGCCGGCGACGCCCTTCTCGCCCCGGGCATCACGCGTCGCCTCATCGCCGAGTTCTCCCGCCTCGACTCCACCCCGCGCGCTCCCCTCAAGCAGCGCGTGGGTGATCTCACCGAACGCGAGACGGAGGTCCTGGCCCATATCGCCCAGGGTCTCTCCAACGCCGAGATCGCCCAACGTCTGGTGGTGGCCGAGCAGACGGTGAAAACCCACGTCGGCCGCATCCTCGTCAAACTGGGCCTGCGCGACCGCACCCAGGCGGCGGTCTTCGCCTACGAATCGGGGCTGGTCCGCCCCACCGGCTACTGA
- a CDS encoding DUF3151 domain-containing protein, with protein sequence MTIHENLLGGPPPTRLPDDPEPRELLANGTAPADVAAKYPTSSLAWAQLADDAFERGGVVESYAYARTGYHRGLDALRRNGWKGHGPVPWEHEPNRGFLRALHALARAAQTIGEQEEYERCSQFLKDSSPTAAQTLG encoded by the coding sequence ATGACGATTCACGAGAACCTTCTCGGGGGACCGCCCCCGACCCGTCTCCCCGACGACCCGGAGCCGCGCGAGCTCCTCGCCAACGGCACGGCCCCCGCCGATGTCGCCGCGAAGTACCCCACCTCCTCGCTCGCCTGGGCGCAGCTCGCCGACGACGCGTTCGAGCGGGGCGGCGTCGTCGAGTCGTACGCCTACGCCCGTACCGGCTACCACCGCGGCCTGGACGCGCTGCGCCGCAACGGCTGGAAGGGCCACGGCCCGGTGCCCTGGGAGCACGAGCCGAACCGCGGCTTCCTGCGTGCCCTGCACGCCCTCGCCCGCGCCGCGCAGACGATCGGCGAGCAGGAGGAGTACGAGCGCTGCAGCCAGTTCCTGAAGGACTCCTCGCCGACGGCGGCCCAGACCCTGGGCTAG
- a CDS encoding sensor histidine kinase produces the protein MTETTHTQTTSPPPGGAGAKPRSPEFRLAADAVRGLRQDMFHDAFAYRPLRRMRTDGPITRRLPGTLRAYAAWTPHAAVVAAGLLAMAAAYSAETGFGPGGGTVAPLLCGFLALLPVLATLVRPVGAFWFSIAAAPAVAMFGSAWSDWPWAPGSFIAHVTVLTVVALRSRPRVAAWMWLLTAAYGLITETLFGEGYYSVNTFPLLFVSALALLVVTVLNIRREAEQEVTAHQSETAQERSRRTLLEERTTIARELHDVVAHHMSVVAIQAEAAPYRVENPPPELEQAFVTIRENAVAALTELRRVLGVVRAEDYEAPDAPQPTLADLDGLLANVRDAGLTVEKAVTGAVRELPQGVELSAYRIVQEALSNTLRHAPGASARVEIGYVLGGLGLRIVNGPAPVTTLEKSTHGAGHGITGMRERVTMLDGEMTTGAMDDGGYEVVVFLPVPSGEETG, from the coding sequence GTGACCGAGACGACCCACACGCAGACGACGTCCCCGCCCCCCGGCGGTGCCGGGGCCAAGCCCCGCAGCCCGGAGTTCCGCCTCGCGGCGGACGCCGTGCGCGGCCTGCGGCAGGACATGTTCCACGACGCCTTCGCCTACCGCCCCCTTCGCCGCATGCGCACGGACGGCCCCATCACCCGCCGCCTCCCCGGGACCCTGCGTGCATACGCGGCCTGGACCCCGCACGCGGCGGTGGTGGCGGCCGGCCTGCTCGCGATGGCCGCGGCCTACAGCGCCGAGACCGGTTTCGGCCCCGGCGGCGGCACGGTCGCACCCCTGCTGTGTGGGTTCCTCGCCCTGCTTCCGGTCCTGGCGACCCTGGTCCGACCGGTCGGCGCCTTCTGGTTCTCGATCGCGGCGGCCCCGGCCGTCGCCATGTTCGGCAGCGCCTGGAGCGACTGGCCGTGGGCGCCCGGCAGCTTCATAGCGCATGTCACGGTGCTGACGGTCGTGGCTCTGCGCTCACGCCCTCGCGTCGCGGCGTGGATGTGGCTGCTGACCGCGGCGTACGGCCTGATCACCGAGACCCTGTTCGGAGAGGGCTACTACAGCGTCAACACGTTCCCGCTGCTCTTCGTCTCCGCACTGGCCCTCCTGGTCGTCACGGTGCTGAACATCCGCAGGGAGGCCGAGCAGGAGGTGACCGCCCACCAGTCGGAGACGGCCCAAGAACGTTCCCGGCGCACGCTGCTCGAAGAGCGCACGACGATCGCCCGCGAGCTGCACGACGTGGTCGCCCACCACATGTCCGTGGTCGCCATCCAGGCGGAGGCGGCGCCCTACCGGGTGGAGAATCCGCCCCCGGAGCTGGAGCAGGCGTTCGTCACGATCCGGGAGAACGCGGTGGCGGCGCTCACCGAACTGCGCCGGGTGCTGGGCGTGGTCAGGGCCGAGGACTACGAGGCTCCGGACGCGCCGCAGCCCACCCTCGCCGACCTGGACGGGCTCCTCGCCAATGTGCGGGACGCGGGTCTGACCGTGGAGAAGGCGGTCACCGGTGCGGTGCGCGAGCTTCCGCAGGGCGTCGAACTGTCGGCGTACCGGATAGTCCAGGAGGCCCTCAGCAACACCCTGCGGCACGCGCCGGGCGCGTCGGCCCGCGTCGAGATCGGCTATGTCCTCGGCGGGCTCGGCCTGCGCATAGTCAACGGCCCCGCGCCGGTGACGACCCTGGAGAAGTCCACGCACGGCGCGGGGCACGGCATCACGGGCATGCGCGAGCGGGTCACGATGCTGGACGGTGAGATGACGACGGGCGCCATGGACGACGGAGGGTATGAGGTGGTGGTGTTCCTGCCGGTGCCGTCTGGGGAGGAGACCGGATGA